The following coding sequences are from one Bos indicus x Bos taurus breed Angus x Brahman F1 hybrid chromosome 5, Bos_hybrid_MaternalHap_v2.0, whole genome shotgun sequence window:
- the ATG101 gene encoding autophagy-related protein 101, which yields MNCRSEVLEVSVEGRQVEEAMLAVLHTVLLHRSTGKFHYKKEGTYSIGTVGTQDVDCDFIDFTYVRVSSEELDRALRKVVGEFRDALRNSGGDGLGQMSLEFYQKKKSRWPFSDECIPWEVWTVKVHVVALATEQERQICREKVGEKLCEKIINIVEVMNRHEYLPKMPTQSEVDNVFDTGLRDVQPYLYKISFQITDALGSSVTTTMRRLIKDTLAL from the exons ATGAACTGTCGATCGGAGGTGCTGGAGGTGTCGGTTGAGGGGCGGCAGGTGGAGGAGGCCATGCTGGCCGTGCTGCACACGGTGCTCCTGCACCGCAGCACTGGCAAGTTCCACTACAAGAAGGAGGGCACCTACTCCATCGGCACCGTGGGCACCCAGGACGTGGACTGCGACTTCATCGACTTCACCTATGTGCGTGTCTCCTCGGAGGAGCTGGACCGCGCTCTGCGCAAGGTCGTCGGGGAGTTCAGG GATGCTCTGCGCAACTCCGGGGGCGACGGGCTGGGGCAGATGTCCCTGGAGTTCTACCAGAAGAAGAAGTCTCGCTGGCCGTTCTCCGACGAGTGCATCCCCTGGGAAGTGTGGACGGTCAAGGTGCATGTGGTGGCCCTGGCCACGGAGCAGGAGCGGCAGATCTGCCGGGAGAAGGTGGGGGAGAAGCTCTGCGAGAAGATCATCAACATCGTGGAGGTGATGAACCGGCACGAGTACCTGCCCAAGATGCCCACGCAGTCAGAGGTGGACAACGTATTTGACACGGGCTTGCGGGACGTGCAGCCCTACCTCTATAAGATTTCCTTCCAGATCACCGATGCCCTGGGCTCCTCCGTCACCACCACCATGCGCAGGCTCATCAAAGACACCCTGGCCCTCTAG